In Gemmata obscuriglobus, a single genomic region encodes these proteins:
- a CDS encoding trypsin-like peptidase domain-containing protein yields MRTGRAPLALGCLVLGLFGGLFAAQQLVGQPPPVPKLDPPLPGREWQSFAPVVKRVLPGVVCIEGKGRPKRAVGEDTDPGFGSGVLINASGSVLTNNHVVSDLESVDVTLHDGRKFTTSDIRRDPKTDLALVKIESKAPLPFLELADSDEMEVGDRVLAVGAPFGLTGSVTSGIVSAKSRNNLKLNQFEDFLQTDAAMNPGNSGGPLVNLDGKVIGLTSAIKTRTGGFQGVGLAVSSNLAKKIAADLLKTGVVKRSFFGVTVRDLDAETAKRAGAPSTNGVAVTSVLDESPAAKAGVVAGDVITKINGAPVKDPRDLQRITTALPAGQVVDVLLWREGKFYIGKVTIEEERAALKPEAPAAPAVSGATAETVGVTVTELTAEAVKRNGWPQGLKGAIVTDVKRNSLAEMAGLGRGAIVLKVDKTPVTTAATFDAALRAASIEKGALLHVLKQNGDVDFLVLKLK; encoded by the coding sequence ATGAGAACCGGACGCGCGCCGCTCGCCCTCGGGTGCCTCGTATTGGGGCTGTTCGGTGGGCTCTTCGCCGCCCAGCAACTCGTGGGTCAGCCGCCGCCGGTTCCGAAACTCGACCCGCCACTCCCCGGGCGCGAGTGGCAGTCGTTCGCCCCTGTTGTGAAGCGCGTGCTGCCGGGCGTGGTGTGCATTGAAGGCAAAGGCCGGCCGAAGCGCGCCGTGGGCGAAGACACGGATCCCGGGTTCGGCTCCGGCGTACTCATCAATGCGTCCGGAAGCGTTCTCACCAACAACCACGTCGTCAGCGACCTGGAATCGGTGGACGTGACGCTTCACGACGGCCGCAAGTTCACCACCAGCGACATCCGACGCGACCCGAAAACGGACCTCGCGCTCGTGAAGATCGAATCGAAAGCCCCCCTGCCCTTCCTCGAGCTGGCCGACAGCGACGAGATGGAAGTCGGTGACCGCGTGCTGGCGGTCGGTGCCCCGTTCGGGCTGACCGGTTCGGTGACAAGCGGAATCGTCAGCGCGAAAAGCCGCAACAACCTGAAGCTGAACCAGTTCGAGGATTTCCTCCAGACGGACGCCGCGATGAACCCGGGTAACAGCGGCGGCCCGCTCGTCAACCTGGACGGAAAGGTGATCGGCCTCACCTCCGCGATCAAGACCCGCACCGGCGGGTTCCAGGGCGTCGGGCTCGCGGTTTCGAGCAACCTGGCGAAGAAGATCGCCGCCGACCTGCTGAAAACCGGCGTGGTGAAGCGGTCCTTCTTCGGCGTTACCGTCCGCGACCTCGACGCCGAAACCGCGAAGAGGGCCGGGGCGCCGTCCACGAACGGCGTGGCAGTAACCTCGGTGCTCGACGAATCGCCGGCGGCCAAGGCCGGTGTGGTAGCGGGGGACGTGATCACAAAAATCAACGGCGCGCCGGTCAAAGACCCGCGCGACCTCCAGCGGATCACCACCGCGCTTCCGGCGGGTCAGGTGGTGGATGTGCTGCTGTGGCGCGAGGGGAAGTTTTACATCGGAAAGGTCACAATCGAGGAGGAGCGGGCGGCCCTGAAGCCCGAAGCGCCGGCGGCGCCCGCGGTGAGCGGCGCGACCGCCGAAACGGTGGGCGTGACGGTAACCGAGCTGACCGCCGAAGCGGTCAAGCGGAACGGCTGGCCCCAGGGGTTGAAGGGCGCCATCGTCACGGACGTGAAGCGCAACAGCTTGGCTGAAATGGCCGGGCTCGGGCGCGGCGCGATCGTGCTCAAAGTGGACAAGACGCCCGTCACCACGGCCGCAACGTTCGACGCCGCGCTCCGCGCCGCCAGCATCGAGAAAGGGGCACTGCTCCACGTACTGAAGCAAAACGGCGACGTGGACTTCCTCGTCTTGAAGTTGAAATAG
- a CDS encoding sensor histidine kinase — MTSEDVLAPVSETEALRQQLLQAQRLSSVGELASSIAHEFNNILTTIINSAKLGSRSPDVAEKQIAFERIVKAGQRAAAIAGGMLGFARKSGTHRQNCDVARLVEEVLILTEKDLSKNRVHVETKFHARPVAWVVPGQIEQILVNLVLNARQAMPNGGRLKIEVRDSLDADTVEIKVADTGVGIAPDQLRLIFEPFFTTKQPDEYGRGGTGLGLSVCRQIIEQHHGRIRVESVAGKGSTFTVKLPKRLTDDPE, encoded by the coding sequence ATGACGAGTGAAGACGTGCTGGCCCCGGTGAGCGAGACCGAGGCCCTGCGGCAGCAGTTGTTGCAGGCCCAGCGGCTCAGCAGCGTCGGGGAACTGGCGTCGAGCATCGCCCACGAATTCAACAACATCCTCACCACCATCATCAACTCGGCCAAGCTGGGCAGCCGCAGCCCGGACGTGGCCGAAAAGCAGATCGCGTTCGAGCGCATCGTGAAGGCCGGCCAGCGGGCCGCCGCCATCGCCGGCGGGATGCTCGGGTTCGCCCGCAAGAGCGGCACCCACCGCCAGAACTGCGACGTGGCGCGGCTCGTCGAAGAGGTCCTGATCCTGACCGAAAAGGACCTGTCGAAGAACCGCGTTCACGTGGAAACGAAGTTCCACGCCCGCCCGGTGGCGTGGGTGGTGCCCGGTCAGATCGAGCAGATCCTCGTGAACTTGGTTCTGAACGCGCGGCAGGCGATGCCGAACGGCGGCCGGCTCAAGATCGAGGTGCGCGACAGCCTCGACGCCGACACGGTCGAGATCAAAGTGGCCGACACCGGCGTGGGCATCGCCCCGGACCAGTTGCGCCTGATCTTCGAGCCGTTCTTCACCACGAAGCAGCCCGACGAGTACGGGCGCGGCGGCACCGGGCTGGGGTTAAGTGTGTGCCGCCAGATCATCGAACAGCACCACGGCCGCATCCGCGTCGAGAGCGTCGCCGGTAAGGGCTCCACGTTCACCGTGAAGCTCCCGAAGCGGCTCACTGACGACCCCGAGTAA
- a CDS encoding glycosyltransferase family 39 protein — protein MSASVGARLESVAPKRTLFGPDYLRLAVLAAVALSVHVWLMSHTALTARDSLGFARQTLCYETPSAVPVGPGERAKTAIDLVRESEHPPGYPLVIWGTFKAVSLVSTAPVADRALFSAQLANALAAVLLVVPTYLIGRLLFSRNVGFAAALLFQVLPVPARITSDGLTEGVYLLATATALFFAVRAVTTPRISSFLLCGLAIGASYLVRPEGLMLFTGPAAVVFWLGLIRRWPRDIALGRLAALFVGVCLVAVPYMALIGKLTNKPSPGQMLNLLAPPQPVYRGANAVPAAPSGPLFAEWWNDARDSGQSQNVWAVNAVFKEVSKGANYVVWPLAVFAVLALRRKLVAEPGPWVLLVLAACNLTVLLYLAARVGYVSERHTVLLTLLACQLAAAGLPLLAASIGQVFPRVERFGVRVTAATLLVALVIGALPFALKPMHPNREGHKHAGRWLAANLRSDEALVDPFCWAAWYSGRALYRPSGYNPEFSSATYIVKENNARTPHSRLPVLSEANQLAAQPNSSVVYHWPENVSEDEAVIHVVRIRSVGQLVYGTASAVAGGARGTE, from the coding sequence ATGAGTGCCTCAGTCGGCGCGCGGCTCGAATCTGTCGCCCCCAAGCGCACGCTGTTCGGGCCGGACTACCTGCGGTTGGCCGTGCTCGCAGCGGTCGCCTTGTCCGTCCACGTGTGGCTGATGTCACACACGGCTCTGACCGCCCGGGACAGCCTCGGGTTCGCGCGTCAAACGCTCTGCTACGAGACCCCGTCGGCGGTGCCGGTGGGGCCGGGCGAGCGCGCGAAGACCGCGATCGATCTCGTCCGCGAGTCCGAGCACCCGCCGGGTTACCCGCTCGTCATCTGGGGGACATTTAAGGCGGTCAGCCTCGTCTCAACCGCCCCGGTGGCGGACCGCGCCCTGTTTTCCGCCCAGCTCGCGAACGCACTGGCCGCGGTGCTGCTCGTGGTTCCAACTTATCTCATCGGCCGGCTGCTGTTCAGTCGTAACGTCGGGTTCGCGGCGGCGCTGCTGTTCCAGGTGCTCCCGGTGCCGGCCCGGATCACCAGCGACGGCCTCACCGAGGGCGTGTACCTGCTCGCGACCGCGACCGCGCTCTTTTTCGCGGTGCGAGCGGTCACGACGCCGCGGATCAGCAGCTTCCTACTGTGCGGGCTCGCCATCGGCGCGAGCTACCTCGTGCGGCCCGAAGGGCTGATGCTGTTCACCGGCCCGGCGGCCGTGGTGTTTTGGCTCGGGTTGATTCGCCGGTGGCCGCGCGACATTGCGCTGGGGCGACTGGCCGCGCTGTTTGTCGGGGTCTGCCTCGTCGCAGTGCCGTACATGGCCCTGATCGGCAAACTCACCAACAAGCCGTCACCGGGCCAGATGTTGAACCTGCTCGCGCCGCCGCAACCGGTCTATCGCGGCGCGAACGCGGTGCCGGCCGCGCCGTCCGGGCCGCTGTTCGCCGAGTGGTGGAACGACGCCCGCGACTCGGGGCAGTCCCAGAACGTGTGGGCCGTCAACGCCGTGTTCAAGGAAGTGAGCAAGGGCGCCAACTACGTCGTGTGGCCACTGGCGGTGTTCGCGGTTCTCGCCCTGCGTCGGAAGTTGGTGGCCGAGCCCGGGCCGTGGGTTCTGCTCGTGCTCGCGGCGTGCAACCTGACTGTGCTGCTGTACCTTGCGGCCCGGGTGGGGTACGTGTCGGAGCGGCACACCGTTCTGCTGACGCTGCTCGCGTGCCAGTTGGCTGCCGCCGGGTTGCCGCTACTCGCGGCGTCGATCGGGCAGGTGTTCCCGCGCGTCGAGCGGTTCGGGGTGCGGGTCACCGCCGCCACGCTGCTGGTCGCTTTGGTAATCGGGGCGCTGCCGTTTGCACTGAAGCCGATGCACCCGAACCGCGAGGGCCACAAGCACGCGGGGCGGTGGCTCGCGGCCAACCTGAGGTCGGACGAGGCACTCGTTGATCCGTTCTGCTGGGCGGCGTGGTACTCCGGCCGCGCCCTGTACCGCCCGTCGGGGTACAACCCCGAGTTCTCGAGCGCGACGTACATCGTGAAAGAGAACAACGCGCGCACGCCGCACTCGCGGTTGCCCGTACTCTCCGAGGCCAATCAACTGGCCGCGCAGCCGAACAGCTCGGTGGTGTACCACTGGCCCGAAAACGTGTCGGAGGACGAGGCGGTCATTCACGTCGTTCGGATACGGTCCGTCGGGCAACTGGTTTACGGTACCGCCAGCGCCGTCGCGGGTGGGGCGCGCGGGACCGAATAA
- the arfB gene encoding alternative ribosome rescue aminoacyl-tRNA hydrolase ArfB, which produces MLPITDTISIADDEFEWSFARSGGPGGQNVNKVASKAVLRWKAAATAAAIPPGAKARMPVLFPSRFTTEGDVVIQSQATRDQERNKEDCLLKLAEMVRAALVEPVVRKKTKVSKGAKKRRVADKRRNSEKKQARRAGGDD; this is translated from the coding sequence ATGCTCCCGATCACCGACACCATCAGCATCGCGGACGACGAGTTCGAGTGGAGCTTCGCGCGGTCCGGCGGCCCGGGCGGGCAGAACGTGAACAAGGTGGCGTCAAAGGCGGTGCTCCGCTGGAAGGCGGCCGCGACGGCGGCCGCGATTCCGCCCGGCGCAAAAGCACGCATGCCGGTACTCTTCCCGAGCCGGTTCACGACCGAGGGGGACGTGGTCATCCAATCGCAGGCCACACGCGATCAAGAGCGGAACAAGGAGGATTGCCTGTTGAAGCTGGCCGAGATGGTGCGTGCCGCGCTCGTCGAACCCGTCGTGCGGAAGAAAACGAAGGTGTCGAAAGGGGCCAAAAAGCGCCGGGTGGCCGACAAGCGCCGGAACTCCGAGAAGAAACAGGCCCGCCGCGCCGGCGGGGACGACTGA
- the pstB gene encoding phosphate ABC transporter ATP-binding protein PstB has product MPLTSIAPAAAETVGAAFTTAERNKLTVRGVNFWYGAKQALFDINLSVAERSVTAFIGPSGCGKSTLLRLLNRMNDLVDGTRLTGEVLLDGADVYGPDLDVVDLRRRVGMVFQKSNPFPKTIYENVAFGPRLAGERNRARLDALVERCLKQAALWNEVKDRLGTSALELSGGQQQRLCIARALATDPQVLLMDEPASALDPKSTQAIEDLIAELRRHFTIVIVTHNMQQAARVSDQTAFFFEGRLVEAGPTDDVFRRPREKQTEDYITGRFG; this is encoded by the coding sequence ATGCCACTGACGTCGATTGCGCCGGCCGCCGCCGAAACGGTCGGGGCCGCCTTCACCACGGCCGAGCGCAACAAGCTGACCGTCCGCGGGGTCAACTTCTGGTACGGCGCCAAGCAGGCCCTGTTCGACATCAACTTGTCGGTCGCGGAGCGCTCGGTGACGGCGTTCATCGGCCCGAGCGGCTGCGGCAAGAGCACGCTGTTGCGGCTGCTGAACCGGATGAACGATCTGGTCGACGGCACGCGGCTGACCGGCGAGGTGCTGCTGGACGGCGCGGACGTGTACGGGCCGGACCTCGACGTGGTGGACCTGCGGCGCCGCGTGGGGATGGTGTTCCAGAAGTCGAACCCGTTCCCGAAAACGATTTACGAGAACGTGGCGTTCGGGCCGCGGCTCGCGGGCGAGCGGAACCGCGCGCGGCTGGACGCGCTGGTGGAGCGGTGCCTGAAGCAGGCGGCGCTGTGGAACGAGGTGAAGGACCGGCTCGGGACCAGCGCGCTGGAGCTCTCCGGCGGGCAGCAGCAGCGGCTGTGCATCGCGCGGGCGCTGGCGACCGACCCGCAGGTGCTCCTGATGGACGAGCCGGCCAGCGCGCTGGACCCTAAGAGCACGCAGGCGATCGAGGACCTGATCGCCGAACTGCGCCGCCACTTCACGATCGTGATCGTGACCCACAACATGCAGCAGGCGGCCCGGGTGTCGGACCAAACGGCGTTCTTCTTCGAAGGGCGGTTGGTCGAAGCCGGACCGACGGACGACGTGTTCCGCCGCCCGCGCGAGAAGCAGACCGAGGACTACATCACCGGCCGTTTCGGGTGA